The Cottoperca gobio chromosome 6, fCotGob3.1, whole genome shotgun sequence genome has a segment encoding these proteins:
- the cald1b gene encoding caldesmon 1b, whose translation MDDDFDHRMELRRQRREQMRLDTDKVDNTNDDEEEEAREQRRRAREERKKMRDTEEPESPDVTNSVTETESSATADAEGADDDDALLERLAKREERRQKRMKEAMERQKEFDPTVSTSNGTDSGLEEQSSISSSRQRHTEDDEEKPAEDSDMNSWRKDEEDNNDEKESVEESRTASTRNEEEIEEKAAATEAEVEQPDLGKNEAVPDVDKEERENKERQQKEMEQKLRIEEEERQKGEMEEKLKKEEKERQLKEEEERKKMGEEEQQQEAEEKKKKEEEDKLKKRETEEKKKKEEEEKPKRFGFKEKTEPAKPNGGLFENKLKKTEKISRDNAPSTKADDKERQEAEKKLQELKRRRNDAESEDFEKMKQKQQDAEVELDDLKRKREDRKKIIEEEEKQKKQELEDKKAKEQEERKRMKEEIEKRRAEAAEKKKQKEDDSSKPAFAISPKGSSKIGAKAEFLSKSAQKSTAGRVSHSPIVSKIGNRMDQYTSAIQGNKDVKSPKSPMVDIPTGGARSIKSMWEKGNISSSSESPAPANKDVVGIKGGVAGRVNSWMAKPPEAEKTAAPAPAAAAASPAAASPATAKPADVKPGEIGNKRGMWETKKSSAPAKLPVGVKSKFVTNAGVRP comes from the exons ATGGACGATGACTTCGACCACCGCATGGAgctgaggaggcagaggagagagcagatgCGCCTCGACACTGACAA GGTGGATAACACCAacgatgatgaggaggaggaagcccGGGAGCAAAGGAGACGtgcgagggaggagaggaagaagatgagggACACAGAGGAGCCTGAAAGCCCTGATGTAACTAACAG TGTGACGGAGACCGAGTCCTCAGCCACGGCCGATGCTGAAGGAGCAGATGATGACGATGCTTTGCTGGAGCGCCTGGCCAAGAGGGAGGAGCGCCGGCAGAAGAGAATGAAGGAGGCcatggagagacagaaggagttTGACCCCACTGTCAGCACCAGCAATGGCACAGACAGCGGACTGGAAGAGCAGTCCTCCATCAGCAGCAGTAGACAACGACATACAGAGGACGATGAGGAGAAACCAGCCGAAGACTCTGATATGAATTCCTGGAGAAAAGATGAAGAGGACAATAATGATGAGAAG GAATCTGTTGAGGAATCAAGAACAGCGAGCACAAGAAATGAG GAGGAGATTGAGGAGAAGGCTGCAGCAACAGAAGCAGAGGTGGAGCAGCCTGATTTAGGAAAGAATGAAGCTGTTCCTGATGTTGacaaggaggaaagagaaaataaggaaAGGCAGCAAAAAGAAATGGAACAAAAGCTGAGgatagaagaggaagaaaggcaAAAAGGGGAAATGGAGGAGAAGCtcaagaaagaggagaaagaaaggcagctgaaggaggaggaggaaagaaagaaaatgggagaggaggaacaacaacaa GAggctgaggagaagaagaagaaagaggaagaggacaagctcaaaaagagagagacggaagagaagaagaagaaagaggag GAAGAGAAGCCGAAGAGATTTGGTTTCAAGGAAAAG ACTGAACCAGCCAAACCGAACGGAGGACTCTTTGAGAATAAACttaagaaaacagagaagataTCAAG gGACAATGCTCCCTCCACCAAGGCAGACGACAAGGAGCGACAGGAGGCCgagaagaagctgcaggagctgaAGCGCCGGAGAAACGATGCAGAAAGCGAGGATTTTGAGAAGATgaagcagaagcagcaggaCGCAGAGGTCGAGCTGGATGacctgaagaggaagagagaggatagaAAGAAGAtcatagaggaggaggagaagcagaagaaacaggagctggaggacaAGAAAGCCAAAGAACAG gaggagaggaagaggatgaaggaggagatagagaagaggagggcggaggctgcagagaagaagaaacagaaggagGACGATTCTTCAAAACCTGCCTTTGCTATCAGTCCCAAAGGCTCCTCAAAG ATCGGGGCGAAGGCAGAATTCTTGAGCAAATCAGCCCAGAAAAG CACCGCAGGCAGAGTGTCTCACTCTCCAATCGTCTCCAAGATAGGCAACAGAATGGATCAGTACACCTCTGCCATCCAG GGAAACAAAGACGTCAAATCCCCAAAGTCTCCGATGGTAGATATTCCTACAGGAGGTGCGCGCAGCATTAAGAGCATGTgggagaaaggaaacatcagCAGCTCCTCTGAAAGTCCAGCCCCTGCCAACAAG GATGTGGTTGGTATCAAAGGAGGCGTGGCTGGACGTGTCAACAGTTGGATGGCAAAGCCTCCAGAGGCAGAGAAGACAGCAGCACCGGcaccggcagcagcagcagcatcaccagcagcagcatcaccaGCAACAGCAAAGCCAGCA